The Aspergillus chevalieri M1 DNA, chromosome 5, nearly complete sequence genome includes a region encoding these proteins:
- a CDS encoding tautomerase family protein (COG:S;~EggNog:ENOG410PQAI;~InterPro:IPR028116,IPR014347;~PFAM:PF14832) → MNDPQFEISLSSITPLTLYTFSKRKRPPLIMPKWVFHHTAGTLTPEEKQCIAQQMTQIYTSVGLPPFYCHVHFFELGPENIYAGGENPPALTTLSIYHIARALDSQEIQNFFFKAVDDILRPILKPKGVEWELGIYEASRELWRVNGLIAPPTGSDMEKKWFEANAVTDEEELLKAQPHP, encoded by the coding sequence ATGAATGATCCCCAATTCGAAATATCACTTTCCTCCATAACTCCCTTGACTCTCTACACTTTCTCGAAACGCAAACGACCTCCCCTCATCATGCCGAAGTGGGTTTTCCATCACACCGCCGGTACCCTGACGCCCGAGGAGAAACAATGCATTGCCCAACAAATGACCCAGATATACACGAGCGTCGGTCTGCCACCTTTCTATTGCCATGTCCACTTCTTCGAGCTGGGCCCAGAGAACATCTACGCGGGAGGAGAGAACCCTCCTGCGCTCACCACCTTGTCCATTTACCATATCGCCCGAGCCCTCGACAGTCAAGAGATCcagaacttcttcttcaaagcAGTGGATGATATTCTGAGGCCGATCTTAAAGCCCAAAGGTGTTGAGTGGGAGCTTGGTATCTACGAGGCCAGTCGTGAGCTGTGGAGAGTCAACGGGCTGATCGCACCACCGACGGGATCCGATATGGAAAAGAAATGGTTCGAGGCAAATGCTGTTACGGATGAAGAGGAACTATTAAAGGCGCAGCCTCATCCTTGA